TCCAGCGACCTAACACCAAACCGTATCTGTAATAACGGTCTAAAACGTTGTAGCTGCGAGTTAGATAATCAGGTGTCCGCACAACACTGACTGTGCACTGAGTGCAAACCCAACAGTTTAAAAAGTTGATTATGTCACGCTAACTAAACTGACTTACAGCTTTTAATATATTGTTTCGCGAGCTTTAAATTGTGATCTTTGTGAACATCACTTTTCTAACACAAATAATATGGGgaacagataaaacacaacaatagCAAGCCTCTCAACAAACTGATTACATCAGCAAACCGGCTAAACCTGTTGTTCTAACTTTGAACGCATAACCAGACTGAACAGAACCAGCTGGAAGTTAGCTACGAGGCTAAAGCTCATCTGTAATAACGACGAGGCGAGACGGTGTTAGCAATGTTAACCTCGgctaacaagaaaaaaatactaacAGGTAACAAATAACACGTTAGCGTTCTTACCAGCAACGAAAGCCAATATCCGCTCCGCCTGGAGAACAGTGAGTTGTAACCGTGTTGCTCCTCGTTAACAACGTTTTCTGCTAAAACACTTTCAGGTTCTGTAAATTATACGCTTCCGCCTTGTAGAACCAAAATACTTCCTGGATTCGTCCGTCATGTGACGCAATGTCACAACCAATCAAAAAGCCGGATAGTGGGCCAACTCTACATCATGCGTAAGGTCGTTGCCTTTTGAAGTTGTTAATAATATATGCTTATAATAAAGCAATCAgaatcagatgttttgtttaagATGTTCTACTTAACAAATGACCTTGACTTTCTATTTGGAAATAATGAACAGGATATGAGAGCCTTATGATTGATTTGAGGTTTAATACATATTTTGTAACAATTaacaactgacatttttttggCCACCATAAATGTAATCCCAGATGTTTAACTTGATAACACCACACACCCactcataaaatgtgtttcctaATACTATCTTCAGCATCTCATCTTCCACAAGGTGGTGCAATGTGATTGAGAGATAGAGATTCTTCATCAGTCATAAACTAAGAGAAAGTGTAACATGTACCTCACAATCCTTGAGAAGAGTCTGTATGACATGAGACTCCTGATGAATCTAAAACACAAAGGTTTTAAAAGCATAACCTAAAGTTCAAAGAGAGATGTCAACCAGCTAATTAACACGAGCTGTGTGGGTATGACATGGATGTTCAGGGTCTTATGGGCAGTTTAAAAGACTTGCAAAACGactttttaaattcatgaatatgtattttatgtgtcGACTGGCCGAACAAGCCATCAGACAACTTCTTCTAGACAAGATAAGTTTTCATGAAAAGTAATGAATTGGTCGAAgtaatgtttttgtaaatgtaaagttTTTAAGTTTAAGAGTACATTGAAGGAATAACTTACACTTACAGGATCCAGCAAAAAATTATGCTGGCACAGACAGGATTTAAAGCGTGGCAGGTCTCCACATGTCTGAAACAGTGCTGATGGCCTTGACTGTTACGCCTCAAGGCTtatggaataataataataaaaaaaacaaaatgctgttcaACTGCCATAGACTTAAACTTTaaggaaaaataatgaatatacaaggaagcacaaagacagaaaaacagcaaaatctgAAACACGTTGCTCTTTAATATGACAATACCAGATGACAACATAAAGTATTTATCAAAGAATGTGTTAATAGTCAGGGTGACGATGTTCATTCTTCAGTTGCACAGATCAGTCCTACAGCATGTGGCAGATGATATCCCTGGGTGATTCAGCCTCATGCAGTCCTCAAATTTCATGCAACTCTTGAAGTAGCTGGGtcctgtggaaaacaaaaggaTGTATCATTAAGacacttgtttctttttctacttCATCGTAccagtagtagtagtaacagTACTGCCTGTATGCATTTTTGTGACCACTGACCACTGGGGATCAGGTTCAGAAATATCAGGTCCAGAAGGATCAGCTTTAGAAGCACTTACTGGATCCAGCGTAAATAATGACACCCGCACAGACATTGTTTTGACCGTAGCAGGTCTCCACAGGACTTGAACAGTGCTTCTGTCCTCCGCAGTTACACCTCAATGCttcacctggaaaaaaaagaattgttgTTCATTGTACTCATCAAACTAAATGAGcaatttcagtttgatttcagtaaacaatacaaaaaaaaaaccaaacaaaaaaacatcaactcACTCTGACTGACAACCAACAGCACAAAAAGAGCCAGAATCACAGTCTTCATGTTTTCACGATGTCACGTCCTGACACACAAGAAAGGATGACCCAGACGAATTGTCCTACTGGAGAACAGATACCCTGGTCTCCTTTATATCCACTTTTGCTGTGTAATTTTGACATCACTATTGcaaattcagtgtattttaaacTTATGAAACAGTCACCTGGATTTTCCCTCACAGAGTGACTCATGGAAGGCACAAAACATGGACTTACACCACTGACTTACAGGAAAGGTACTGAAGAGTATGATAGATCATTAACCCTACAGATAGTAACAGGACATATCAAGACCACCATGACTGGTAATAAGGTTCTCAGTAttgtcaactttttttttttttattgtcaaccAAAATCTAAAACTAGGTGAAACACTATGATTTGACAGTGTGatgcagtatttgtttttttctctttactggCAAGTAAAGTAAAGAACACCTGTTCCCTTTTTCTTACAAAATCAGTAAACAGGTTGTACTTTATGAGCCTGTTTTCTGACAGGAAGCTGGGCTGTCAACACGAGAGGCCTGTTGAAACTGAGCCAGTGGACATGaaacaaactcaaaataaataaatgtgtacTGACTGTCTGCTCAACCATTTGGTAGAGCACATTCTCATAGAGTCACTATATCTCATAGAAAAATTGTTGATTttaaatcagctttattgagCCATCTCCACCGCTCAGTCAAGGTATgctatgctaaaaaaaaagtaaaaataaataataaaaataatattttttttttcttggagtgAACATCAAAGGGTTGTAAAATAAACTGTTGGAATAAAAATTATGCAAAGTTAATACAGCTGCATCTAtctatataataatataataatgataaggaGAGTCCAGAAGCTCCCTCTCATCAAATACATGAAAGAAACTGTATGTACACTTATATAATCGGATTGAAGGCAAGAAGGCAAGAAAGATCAgcccaaataaaaaaaagggataAAGCAAAAAGCGGCCACCAAAAACTCATTGAATCCGCAGCCACTGATGAAAGAAACAACATCCGCAAATCCTTCTTTTTCAAAGAAAGCTGGACATCCCAGTGG
The Scatophagus argus isolate fScaArg1 chromosome 21, fScaArg1.pri, whole genome shotgun sequence genome window above contains:
- the LOC124052767 gene encoding phospholipase A2 inhibitor and Ly6/PLAUR domain-containing protein-like, producing the protein MKTVILALFVLLVVSQSEALRCNCGGQKHCSSPVETCYGQNNVCAGVIIYAGSRPSYFKSCMKFEDCMRLNHPGISSATCCRTDLCN